ttttgttACACGGTCGGCGGAATGTTGTGTTGACGGACATGGCGTGGAGAATTAACAAGCATGGTGGCGTTTACAAAAAAGGAGCAGCTTTTCCCTTGCAGAAGCGATACCAAATTGCCGCATCCTATCTTCGAACTGGCAGTTGTGGTGCTGCTGCAGCGGAGAACATGTGTACTTACGACACTGCGCGAAACATCGTCAACAAGTTTTTGACGACTGGCCTTTTTGACCCGGGAGGAAGAGGTTCACCGCACACGATTATGCCGCCATGGAAAGTGGCCTACCTGGAAGCACTTGTTACACACGACCCATTTATGTATCTCACTGAAATCCAGAAAGCCCTTCGAGACGACCTAAACTTACCTGTAGCTGAAATTCCATCTATTCCTACAATTTGCAGAACTCTTATCAGTTTAGATTTAACGAGACACAAGGCAGCAAAGGTACCATTGGAAAGGTTTACACCTCAGAACAGAGCTCGACGAACGGCTTTTGTGGAATGGAGAAGAACTGTTGACCCAAGAAAGCTTTATTTTGTTGACGAGACTGCTATTCAACTCGTTAATGGGGTACGAACCACTGGACGGTGCCACACAAATAGCAATGTTCCCGTAGTCACGAACAGAGGAGACGAACGCGTGAAAATGTCAGTATTAAGTGTGATCGGCTACGACAGCGGAATCATTGGAGCATACCCTATCCACGGAAGCTTCAACAGACTTCAGTTTAACTACGGTATGACACAATATTTTGTTCCTTTAATTCCACGCGATTCATTCCTGGTAATGGACAATGCTTCGATTCACAATGAAAGAGACCTAATAAACATTTTAGCACCTAAGAACATTACCCTTGTTAAACTACCACCGTATTCTTATGACTTCAACCCAATCGAACTTGTATTCGGTAGTGTCAAAGTGTATGTTAGGAGATGGCCTGAGCTACTCAGTGCCAACATGTCATTTGCCATTGTAAATGCATTTTTGCAAGTTCATGTCCGCAGCGTCCAGAAATTTTACCGCAAGTGTTGGCAAGTTATGAGTTAGTAGTTATTACGAACCCTTTGcattctatttaacaaatagattccatgttgccgtgcgtctgttcagtaatagatcacagatgacgtcaaaatgtggtaagaacaaaaaagtggcacaagaggcgatagccgagtgtgtcactgatgttcttaccacattttgacgtcttctgtgatctattactgaacagacgcacggcaacatggaatctatttgttttatataataaagaattaaactttattcgcataaaagctgatggtgacgtcaatcgtgcgtctgtcctctaatagatcgtaggcaagaaccaatcaaaatcgggtttcgacaaaacactgacccccggtcaactgacccccttactgacccccctactgacccactataaaatcaatgggaaaatgaatactgcttacttaagcctcaacaaccctttttaaacggcattgttcaacagtatttaagtctaagcacccattttaaaaaggttagttttcgattattgttgtgatggccgattacttcatgtaagctaacctttttaaaatgggtgcttagacttaaatactgttgaacaatgctgtttaaaaagggtttttgaggcttaagtaagcagtattcattttcccattgattttatagtgggtcagtaggggggtcagtaagggggtcagttgaccgggggtcagtgttttgtcgaaacccatcaaaatccgtgaataacttgggttattatataaattggAATAGTCTAGCTTACAGTACAGGATGCAAA
The sequence above is a segment of the Montipora foliosa isolate CH-2021 chromosome 2, ASM3666993v2, whole genome shotgun sequence genome. Coding sequences within it:
- the LOC137991038 gene encoding uncharacterized protein, whose amino-acid sequence is MAWRINKHGGVYKKGAAFPLQKRYQIAASYLRTGSCGAAAAENMCTYDTARNIVNKFLTTGLFDPGGRGSPHTIMPPWKVAYLEALVTHDPFMYLTEIQKALRDDLNLPVAEIPSIPTICRTLISLDLTRHKAAKVPLERFTPQNRARRTAFVEWRRTVDPRKLYFVDETAIQLVNGVRTTGRCHTNSNVPVVTNRGDERVKMSVLSVIGYDSGIIGAYPIHGSFNRLQFNYDCRLPPLHP